A stretch of the Enoplosus armatus isolate fEnoArm2 chromosome 13, fEnoArm2.hap1, whole genome shotgun sequence genome encodes the following:
- the rcc1l gene encoding RCC1-like G exchanging factor-like protein, translating to MAFPCLRLCSRHTNTGLQVCGYATLSKAPRPQEKSSTGPVFQYVGQHKKPSHKVFVWGFSFTGALGIPSFVVPDSGRKKPRKYQLTPYRLETAEQISSAACGYGFSLIASPTKDVIKLWGMGLNKDSQLGFQRTQHSRHQSYDYVLEPSPVALPLVEPLQTRVVQVACGRAHSLVLTDREGVFSMGNNAYGQCGRRIVEDEVYSGSHIIHKMEGFSSRVTQVACGQDHSLFLTETGKVLSCGWGADGQTGLGHHDVSSSPVEVGGDLSGVEVQQISTYGDCSLAVSRDGQLYGWGNSEYLQLASVTEATQINSPRHLPLKGCGKVVQAACGGTQVAVLNEKGEVFVWGFGILGKGPKLSESSTPEMIPSTLFGRSEFNPSVSVTRIRCGLNHFAAVTDRGELFVWGKNVRGCLGIGKRDDQYFPWRVTVPGQVVDVACGVDHMVALVKSLL from the exons ATGGCTTTTCCATGCCTGCGGCTGTGCTCTCGACACACGAACACAGGTCTTCAAGTCTGTGGTTATGCGACACTCAGTAAAGCACCCAGACCTCAGGAGAAAAGCAGCACTGGTCCAGTTTTTCAGTATGTCGGCCAGCACAAAAAGCCCAGCCACAAAGTGTTCGTATGGGGCTTTAGCTTCACCGGTGCTCTGGGTATCCCCAGCTTTGTGGTGCCGGACAGCGGCAGGAAGAAGCCCCGCAAATACCAGCTGACTCCTTACCGGCTGGAGACCGCCGAGCAG ATCTCTTCTGCTGCTTGTGGTTACGGCTTCTCTCTCATCGCCTCCCCGACCAAAGATGTGATCAAGCTGTGGGGCATGGGCCTGAACAAGGACTCCCAGCTGGGCTTCCAACGCACCCAACACAGCCGCC ATCAGAGCTACGACTACGTGTTGGAACCCTCCCCGGTGGCTCTGCCTCTTGTCGAGCCTCTGCAGACCAGAGTGGTTCAGGTTGCATGCGGCCGCGCTCACTCTCTGGTCCTCACCGACCGAGAGGGAG TTTTCAGCATGGGCAACAATGCGTACGGCCAGTGTGGAAGGCGGATAGTTGAAGATGAAGTCTACAG CGGCAGTCACATCATTCACAAGATGGAGGGCTTCAGCAGCAGGGTCACCCAG GTGGCATGTGGACAGGACCACAGTCTTTTCCTCACTGAGACAGGAAAAGTGTTGTCGTGTGGATGGGGTGCAGACGGACAGACGG GTCTGGGACACCACGACGTCAGCTCCAGCCCggtggaggtgggaggggaTCTGTCAGGGGTGGAGGTGCAGCAGATCAGCACGTACGGAGACTGCAGCCTGGCTGTTTCCAGAGACGGACAGCTGTACGGTTGGGGCAACTCTGAATACCTGCAGCTGGCCTCGGTCACCGAGGCCACACAG ATCAACTCTCCTCGACATCTTCCTCTGAAAGGCTGCGGAAAGGTGGTTCAGGCAGCGTGTGGAGGCACACAGGTGGCCGTTCTCAACG AAAAGGGAGAGGTGTTTGTTTGGGGCTTTGGCATTCTTGGAAAAGGTCCAAAACTATCCGAATCGTCGACCCCGGAGATGATTCCCTCCACACTGTTTGGACGCTCAGAGTTCAACCCCTCGGTATCTGTCACCAGGATCAGGTGCGGCCTCAACCATTTTGCCGCAGTGACGG ATCGAGGCGAGCTCTTTGTCTGGGGGAAGAATGTGAGAGGCTGTTTGGGCATCGGGAAGAGAGACGACCAGTACTTCCCGTGGCGA GTGACTGTGCCAGGTCAGGTGGTGGACGTAGCGTGCGGCGTAGACCACATGGTGGCGCTGGTGAAGTCCCTCCTGTGA
- the LOC139295751 gene encoding TLC domain-containing protein 5-like — MPVLEVICSLIGWFCLYLLFCCTFAQRGPEWNCRLVTLSHGVLIVLLTAYVVFIDGPWPLTHAGSENTELQTFALAVCLGYFFFDMGWCVCNRTEGPVMLAHHAASIVGILLALFMGVSGCETCGVIFGSEITNPLLQTRWFLRQLGLYDSLLGDAVDLLFILLFATVRVGVGTVMFYCELTSPRTTLIMKLGGVAMYGLAWVFMVDIARFGYKKSRAKYKRWLEKHKKINTQKVDGHSDKSD; from the exons ATGCCAGTACTGGAGGTGATCTGCAGCCTGATTGGCTGGTTCTGTCTCTACCTGTTGTTCTGCTGTACCTTCGCTCAGCGGGGGCCCGAGTGGAACTGTCGGCTGGTCACTTTGTCCCACGGGGTCCTCATAGTGTTGCTGACAGCGTATGTCGTCTTCATAGACGGACCCTGGCCCCTCACACATGCAG GTtcagaaaacactgagctgcagaCCTTCGCCCTGGCCGTCTGCCTCGGCTACTTCTTCTTTGATATgggctggtgtgtgtgcaaCCGCACCGAGGGGCCCGTCATGCTGGCTCACCACGCTGCGAGCATCGTGGGCATCCTGCTGGCTCTGTTCATGGGAGTTTCAGGCTGCGAGACCTGTGGGGTCATCTTCGGCAGCGAGATCACCAACCCCCTGCTGCAGACCCGCTGGTTCCTCCGCCAGCTGGGCCTGTACGACAGCCTGCTGGGCGATGCGGTGGACCTGctctttattttactgtttgccaCCGTGCGCGTGGGAGTCGGCACGGTGATGTTTTACTGTGAACTCACTTCTCCCAGGACCACGCTCATAATGAAGCTCGGCGGCGTGGCCATGTACGGGCTGGCCTGGGTGTTCATGGTGGACATAGCCAGGTTTGGCTACAAGAAAAGTAGGGCCAAGTATAAAAGGTGGCTggagaaacacaagaaaatcaacacacaaaaagtgGATGGACATTCAGACAAGAGTGACTGA